Proteins co-encoded in one Chlamydiota bacterium genomic window:
- the rplD gene encoding 50S ribosomal protein L4 codes for MASLAVLNCEGKKIGEKEIQEDFLKAKTSQHAMKAAVVAYLAHRRQGNASTKTRAEVSGSGRKPWKQKGTGRARAGERTSPVWRGGGVVFGPRPHEYRYQLNKKVARLARESALRVRFKEGKVWIVRDFQVENPKTKLAAQILKNLKIVRKTLIVVETITSNLKLAFRNLESVSLVPVTGLNAYEVLTHQNIVFSEGAFEKFFSRGEENS; via the coding sequence ATGGCAAGTTTAGCGGTTTTAAATTGTGAAGGAAAAAAGATTGGAGAAAAAGAAATCCAAGAGGATTTTCTTAAAGCAAAGACCAGCCAGCATGCTATGAAGGCGGCAGTGGTTGCTTATCTGGCTCATCGCCGCCAGGGGAACGCTTCTACCAAGACGCGGGCTGAGGTGAGTGGGTCAGGACGAAAGCCTTGGAAGCAAAAAGGAACAGGAAGAGCTCGAGCAGGGGAGCGGACTTCACCGGTTTGGAGGGGAGGCGGAGTTGTTTTTGGTCCGAGGCCTCACGAGTATCGTTATCAATTGAATAAAAAGGTTGCTCGGTTAGCTCGGGAGTCTGCCTTGCGTGTACGATTTAAAGAGGGAAAGGTATGGATTGTGAGGGATTTTCAAGTTGAAAATCCAAAAACAAAGTTGGCCGCACAAATTCTAAAAAATTTAAAAATAGTTCGTAAAACCCTTATCGTTGTTGAAACCATAACATCCAATCTTAAGTTAGCTTTTCGAAACTTAGAAAGTGTCAGTCTTGTGCCTGTAACGGGCTTAAATGCTTATGAAGTTCTGACCCATCAGAATATTGTTTTTTCTGAAGGTGCATTTGAAAAATTCTTTAGCCGTGGAGAGGAAAATTCATGA
- the rplW gene encoding 50S ribosomal protein L23, whose amino-acid sequence MKAPSEIILEPLISEKGTELLQKENKVLFKVHMNSNKIDVRHAIEQIYSVKVLQVNTVKVKGKPKRVRYHMGRTSNWKKAIVTLKEGEKIDFA is encoded by the coding sequence ATGAAAGCACCCTCTGAAATTATTTTAGAACCGCTGATCAGTGAAAAGGGTACGGAGCTACTTCAGAAAGAAAATAAAGTCCTTTTTAAAGTTCATATGAATTCGAACAAAATTGATGTTCGTCACGCCATAGAGCAAATTTATTCTGTAAAAGTTCTTCAAGTGAATACGGTTAAAGTAAAAGGAAAACCAAAACGCGTTCGTTACCATATGGGACGAACTTCAAATTGGAAAAAGGCGATTGTTACACTCAAAGAGGGAGAAAAAATAGATTTTGCATGA
- the rplB gene encoding 50S ribosomal protein L2: MALKTYNPVTPTRRFTTGYTFEEITKDRPEKNLVERLGRTGGRNSQGRLTMRHRGGGYRKVYRIIDFKREKFNIPARVVSIEYDPNRSCRIALLSYADGEKRYILAPLGLKVNDVLVTSDTAEPKIGNCMKLSQIPLGTFLHNIELVPGKGGQLVRSAGSSAQLMAREANFAHVRLPSKEIRLVRVECRATLGQLSNPDHMNISLGKAGRMRWKGRRSIVRGVAMNPVDHPLGGGEGKANGGRQHCSPWGLIDGTKTRKRSKASSKYILERRKK, from the coding sequence ATGGCTCTTAAAACTTATAATCCAGTAACTCCAACACGACGTTTCACCACAGGTTATACCTTTGAAGAAATTACAAAGGATCGTCCTGAGAAAAATCTTGTTGAGCGCTTAGGCAGGACCGGAGGTCGGAATTCTCAAGGTCGGTTGACCATGCGACATCGAGGGGGAGGTTACCGAAAAGTTTATAGAATCATTGATTTTAAGAGAGAAAAATTTAATATCCCCGCTCGTGTTGTGTCGATTGAATATGATCCTAATCGTTCGTGTCGGATTGCGCTTCTTTCCTATGCGGATGGAGAAAAAAGATATATTTTGGCTCCTCTTGGATTAAAAGTAAACGATGTTCTGGTTACATCGGATACGGCTGAGCCTAAAATTGGAAATTGTATGAAGTTGTCTCAAATTCCATTAGGAACTTTTTTGCATAATATCGAACTTGTTCCTGGAAAAGGTGGACAGCTTGTTCGAAGCGCTGGTTCTTCGGCCCAGTTAATGGCCAGGGAGGCGAACTTTGCTCACGTGAGGCTTCCTTCAAAAGAGATTCGGTTGGTTAGAGTTGAATGTCGGGCGACCCTTGGACAGCTGAGTAATCCTGATCATATGAATATTTCTTTGGGAAAAGCGGGTCGCATGCGTTGGAAGGGGCGGCGTTCTATTGTTCGGGGTGTTGCAATGAATCCTGTGGATCATCCATTAGGAGGTGGAGAAGGAAAAGCGAATGGAGGTCGACAGCACTGCAGTCCTTGGGGTTTAATTGATGGAACTAAAACAAGAAAGAGGAGCAAGGCATCCAGTAAATATATTTTAGAAAGAAGAAAAAAGTAA
- the rpsS gene encoding 30S ribosomal protein S19, producing MPRSLKKGPFVEAKLLERVERMNRSGERRPVKTWSRRSMIVPDFVGHSFSVYNGRKFITVFVSENMVGHYLGEFSPTRTFRAHGAHTEKTTAKK from the coding sequence ATGCCAAGATCATTAAAAAAAGGTCCATTTGTAGAAGCAAAATTGTTAGAACGCGTTGAGAGAATGAATCGTTCTGGGGAAAGAAGGCCTGTAAAAACATGGTCACGGCGCTCAATGATTGTTCCAGATTTTGTGGGCCATAGTTTTTCAGTTTATAATGGTAGAAAGTTTATTACTGTTTTTGTTTCTGAAAATATGGTGGGCCATTATTTAGGAGAGTTTTCTCCAACGAGAACATTTAGAGCTCATGGGGCGCATACGGAAAAGACGACAGCCAAAAAATAA
- the rplV gene encoding 50S ribosomal protein L22 — MEAKAVTRFVRISPVKARLIADQIRNKSIAEALNIVNFCPQKAGDVVGKTLKSALANAQVKEGVNIDALKVTRVFVDGGPFWKRFMPRAMGRATRIRKRLSHVTVVLSDQN; from the coding sequence ATGGAAGCGAAAGCGGTGACAAGGTTTGTTAGAATTTCTCCTGTGAAGGCAAGATTGATTGCAGATCAAATTAGGAATAAGTCAATTGCCGAGGCGCTTAACATTGTTAATTTCTGTCCTCAAAAAGCAGGGGATGTGGTTGGAAAAACTTTAAAGTCTGCTTTAGCAAATGCGCAAGTGAAAGAAGGGGTTAATATTGATGCTTTGAAAGTGACCCGCGTTTTTGTTGATGGAGGTCCCTTTTGGAAGCGATTTATGCCTCGAGCGATGGGAAGGGCAACTCGGATTCGGAAAAGATTGAGCCATGTGACAGTGGTTCTTTCAGATCAAAATTAA
- the rpsC gene encoding 30S ribosomal protein S3, giving the protein MGQKVNPIAFRLGINQDWRSRWFSAKKDYSKLLNEDLKIRDFVKEKLFYSGVSKIEIERVGSRLRIIIHTARPGLVIGRKGTEIDRLKEEVADLTESEVFVDIVEVKRAEIEAQLIAENIALQLLRRVSFRRAMKKAVQGAMNGGAKGIKICCSGRLGGAEIARRETYKEGSVPLHTLRALIDYGFSESKTSYGLIGVKVWVFKGQELVKSSLDSSNQKIETVKEISTGSTSSETSKSSDIKQESTHATDA; this is encoded by the coding sequence ATGGGTCAAAAGGTAAATCCAATCGCCTTTCGTTTAGGGATTAATCAAGATTGGCGTTCTCGTTGGTTTAGTGCGAAAAAGGATTATTCTAAACTTCTTAACGAAGATTTGAAAATTCGCGATTTCGTCAAAGAGAAGCTTTTTTATTCGGGAGTCTCAAAAATTGAAATTGAACGTGTCGGTTCACGATTACGCATTATTATTCACACAGCTCGTCCTGGGCTTGTGATTGGGCGTAAGGGAACGGAAATTGATCGATTAAAGGAAGAAGTGGCAGATCTTACGGAAAGCGAAGTTTTTGTTGATATTGTGGAGGTCAAAAGGGCTGAAATAGAAGCCCAGTTGATTGCTGAAAATATTGCGCTTCAGCTTCTACGGAGAGTTTCGTTTAGAAGAGCCATGAAGAAGGCGGTTCAGGGTGCGATGAATGGGGGTGCGAAGGGAATCAAAATTTGTTGTTCAGGGAGATTGGGTGGAGCAGAAATTGCGAGAAGAGAAACCTATAAAGAAGGAAGTGTTCCTCTTCATACCCTTCGGGCTTTGATTGATTATGGTTTCAGTGAATCAAAAACCAGCTATGGTTTAATTGGGGTTAAAGTGTGGGTTTTTAAAGGTCAGGAACTTGTGAAGTCTTCTTTGGATTCCTCGAATCAAAAGATTGAGACTGTCAAGGAAATAAGCACAGGGTCTACTTCCTCCGAAACTTCTAAATCGTCTGATATTAAGCAGGAGTCAACACATGCCACTGATGCCTAG
- the rplP gene encoding 50S ribosomal protein L16, which translates to MPLMPSRVKFRKMHKGCRSGKASRATRLSFGEYGLQSLDRGWITNIQLEAIRVAIARHMKRKGKIWLRLFPDKPITKKPAETRMGKGKGPPSGWVIVVRPGNVLLEIEGVTESIAKEALRLAAYKLPLKTRFIVRQHV; encoded by the coding sequence ATGCCACTGATGCCTAGTCGTGTTAAATTTAGAAAAATGCATAAAGGATGTCGTTCTGGAAAGGCTTCGAGGGCGACTCGGCTGAGCTTTGGCGAATATGGTCTTCAGAGTTTAGATCGAGGTTGGATTACCAATATTCAGCTTGAAGCGATTCGTGTTGCCATCGCTCGGCATATGAAAAGAAAAGGGAAAATTTGGCTTCGCCTTTTCCCGGATAAACCCATTACAAAGAAGCCGGCAGAAACCCGTATGGGAAAAGGAAAAGGTCCACCGTCTGGTTGGGTGATCGTGGTGAGACCTGGAAATGTTCTTCTAGAAATTGAAGGTGTTACAGAGTCGATTGCTAAGGAGGCGCTTCGGTTGGCGGCTTATAAGCTTCCTCTAAAAACTCGGTTTATTGTGAGGCAGCATGTTTGA
- the rpmC gene encoding 50S ribosomal protein L29 has protein sequence MKAKEIRDLTKDEAGLKLRELGDSLYKLRTQGQMGQLENPGKIRQTKKDIARIKTILKEEENKGA, from the coding sequence ATGAAGGCAAAAGAAATCAGAGATTTAACGAAAGATGAAGCGGGTCTAAAGCTTCGTGAGCTTGGGGATTCTCTTTATAAATTGAGAACACAAGGTCAAATGGGTCAGCTTGAAAATCCGGGCAAGATTCGCCAAACGAAAAAAGATATTGCTCGTATTAAAACGATTTTAAAGGAAGAAGAAAATAAAGGTGCTTGA
- the rpsQ gene encoding 30S ribosomal protein S17, which produces MDSTRSSRKEKVGVVISDRMNKTIVVEVERTYPHLLYGKVIRTVKKFYVHDEKKEARMGDKVAIVETRPISKLKRWRLEKVFQKQALGTPSGV; this is translated from the coding sequence ATGGATTCAACAAGGTCGAGTCGTAAAGAAAAGGTAGGTGTTGTGATTAGCGATCGAATGAATAAGACGATCGTTGTTGAAGTTGAACGTACCTATCCTCATTTACTTTACGGAAAAGTCATTCGCACGGTGAAAAAATTTTACGTTCACGATGAGAAAAAAGAAGCTCGAATGGGTGATAAAGTTGCTATCGTTGAGACCCGTCCGATCAGTAAATTGAAAAGGTGGAGATTAGAGAAGGTATTTCAAAAACAAGCGTTGGGTACACCCTCAGGCGTTTAA
- the rplN gene encoding 50S ribosomal protein L14: protein MIQLRTRLEIADNSGAKKAACIKVLGGTRRRSASLGDVVVVSVKEAIPEGMVKKGEVVKGVVVRTKREVRRIDGSFIRFDSNAIVLIDNQMNPRGTRIFGPVARELREKNFMKIISLAPEVL from the coding sequence ATGATTCAACTAAGAACGAGACTAGAAATTGCTGATAACAGTGGCGCAAAAAAAGCGGCCTGCATTAAGGTTTTGGGCGGAACACGCCGGCGCTCGGCTTCTTTGGGGGATGTGGTTGTTGTTTCTGTTAAAGAGGCGATTCCAGAGGGAATGGTTAAAAAGGGGGAAGTGGTTAAAGGCGTGGTCGTGAGAACCAAGCGCGAAGTTCGCCGTATCGATGGCTCTTTTATTCGATTTGATTCCAATGCAATTGTTTTGATTGATAATCAAATGAATCCAAGGGGGACAAGAATCTTTGGGCCGGTGGCCCGAGAACTCCGTGAGAAAAATTTTATGAAAATTATTTCTTTGGCTCCCGAAGTGCTTTAA
- a CDS encoding 50S ribosomal protein L24: MKTETVRIKTYLKKSDTVYALAGKDRGKKGKILQVLHEKNRAIVEGLHFIKRHMRPTQANPQGGMVQKEASVHISNLALFCSHCDRPVKVGFKISENFEKQRVCRKCGEGI, translated from the coding sequence ATGAAAACAGAAACCGTTCGAATTAAAACTTATTTAAAGAAAAGTGATACCGTTTACGCTTTGGCAGGGAAAGATAGAGGAAAAAAAGGAAAGATTCTTCAAGTCCTTCATGAAAAAAATCGTGCAATTGTAGAGGGTCTTCATTTTATAAAGCGACATATGAGACCGACTCAGGCGAATCCCCAGGGAGGGATGGTTCAAAAAGAGGCCTCAGTTCATATTTCTAATCTAGCTCTTTTTTGTTCTCATTGTGATCGTCCTGTGAAGGTAGGTTTTAAAATATCTGAAAATTTTGAAAAGCAAAGAGTTTGTAGAAAGTGCGGAGAAGGAATCTAA